In one Brassica oleracea var. oleracea cultivar TO1000 chromosome C9, BOL, whole genome shotgun sequence genomic region, the following are encoded:
- the LOC106319375 gene encoding diaminopimelate decarboxylase 2, chloroplastic-like, translated as MASATQLLSQPPSLRGNLNRYQSSLPRISFLSLNSTSKPLNRLSVKAAAAASQNSVKTPTKDAAFKHCFKKSSDGFLYCEGTKVEEIMESVERRPFYLYSKPQITRNVEAYKEALEGVRSVIGYAIKANNNLKILEHLRSKGCGAVLVSGNELRLALIAGFDPTKCIFNGNGKLLEDLVLAAQEGVFVNVDSEFDLENIVEASRISGKQVNVLLRINPDVDPQVHPYVATGNKNSKFGIRNEKLQWFLDEVKAHPNELKLVGAHCHLGSTITKVDIFRDAAVLMVEYIDEIRRQGFEVSYLNIGGGLGIDYYHAGAVLPTPMDLINTVRELVLSRDLNLIIEPGRSLIANTCCFVNHVTGVKTNGTKNFIVIDGSMAELIRPSLYDAYQHIELVSPPAPEAEVSKFDVVGPVCESADFLGKDRELPTPPKGAGLVVHDAGAYCMSMASTYNLKMRPPEYWVEDDGSITKIRHAETFEDHLRFFNGL; from the exons ATGGCGTCAGCTACTCAGCTCCTCTCCCAACCTCCATCTCTCCGCGGAAACCTAAACCGATACCAATCCTCCCTCCCAAGAATCTCGTTTCTGTCTCTTAACTCCACCTCGAAACCACTTAACCGCCTCTCCGTCAAAGCCGCCGCCGCCGCGTCCCAAAACTCGGTGAAAACACCGACGAAGGATGCTGCGTTCAAGCACTGTTTCAAGAAATCCTCAGATGGATTCCTCTACTGCGAGGGAACTAAGGTTGAAGAGATCATGGAGAGCGTCGAGAGAAGACCTTTCTACTTGTACAGCAAGCCGCAGATCACGAGGAACGTCGAGGCGTACAAAGAGGCCTTGGAAGGTGTGAGGTCCGTCATTGGCTATGCTATTAAAGCTAATAACAACCTCAAGATTTTGGAGCATTTGAGGAGTAAAGGCTGTGGTGCTGTTCTCGTTAGTGGAAACGAGCTCAGGCTTGCTCTTATTGCTGGCTTCGATCCCACCAA GTGTATTTTCAATGGAAATGGGAAGCTGTTGGAGGATTTAGTTTTAGCTGCTCAAGAAGGAGTTTTTGTAAATGTTGATAGTGAGTTTGACTTGGAGAATATTGTGGAAGCTTCGAGAATATCTGGTAAGCAGGTCAATGTTCTGCTGCGTATCAATCCTGATGTGGATCCTCAG GTGCATCCATATGTAGCAACCGGGAACAAGAACTCAAAGTTTGGTATCAGGAACGAGAAGCTTCAGTGGTTTCTCGATGAGGTGAAGGCGCATCCCAATGAGCTCAAGCTAGTTGGAGCTCATTGCCATCTTGGCTCTACCATTACAAAGGTGGATATATTCAGAGATGCTGCGGTTCTCATGGTGGAGTACATTGATGAGATCAGGCGTCAAGGCTTTGAAGTTAGTTACTTGAACATCGGTGGTGGTTTAGGGATTGATTATTACCATGCAGGTGCTGTACTTCCCACACCTATGGATCTCATCAACACT GTAAGAGAGCTTGTTCTGTCACGGGACCTGAATCTAATAATCGAGCCAGGGAGGTCGTTGATAGCAAACACGTGCTGTTTCGTTAACCATGTGACAGGTGTGAAGACGAATGGAACTAAAAACTTTATAGTGATCGATGGGAGTATGGCTGAGCTAATCCGTCCCAGTCTTTATGATGCCTATCAG CACATTGAGTTGGTCTCTCCTCCAGCACCTGAAGCAGAGGTTTCGAAATTCGACGTAGTGGGTCCTGTTTGTGAATCTGCTGATTTTTTGGGCAAAGACAGAGAGCTTCCCACTCCTCCAAAG GGAGCTGGTCTAGTGGTTCATGATGCTGGTGCGTACTGTATGAGCATGGCTTCCACTTACAATCTCAAGATGCGTCCTCCGGAATACTGG GTTGAAGATGATGGTTCAATCACTAAGATCAGGCATGCTGAGACATTCGAAGACCATTTGCGTTTCTTCAACGGTCTATAG
- the LOC106319376 gene encoding uncharacterized protein LOC106319376 produces the protein MVWLTNQQIGTWKRKRILVGSLFICWLILMFFTPKVPLHSFRHHVFADKRNFMGVPNTLNVMTNFPFLIIGVLGFVLCLGGSFFNISLKGEIWGWTLFYASVSSLAFGSAYYHLKPDDNRIVWDTLPILIAYSSLFSSFLVERAGERVGLSCLVLLLFISVLSVAYARVFNDLRLCLTFQLIPCLAIPVMTVLLPPKYTHSRFWLLATAAHAVSKIEGLADSKIYNFNGYTISGHSLGHLCSALAMLLLTVMLLYRSIRFPRLSELKGHP, from the exons ATGGTGTGGTTGACAAATCAACAGATCGGGACATGGAAAAGGAAACGAATTTTGGTTGGATCGTTGTTCATATGTTGGCTAATCTTAATGTTCTTCACTCCCAAAGTTCCTCTTCATTCCTTCCGCCACCATGTCTTCGCTGATAAGCGCAATTTCATGG GAGTGCCAAATACATTGAATGTCATGACCAACTTTCCTTTTCTTATTATTGGAGTTCTTGGTTTCGTTCTTTGCCTTGGAGGAAGCTTCTTTAATATCAG TTTGAAAGGTGAGATCTGGGGATGGACGCTGTTCTACGCAAGCGTTTCAAGCTTGGCCTTTGGCTCTGCTTATTACCATCTCAAACCTGATGACAACAGAATCGTCTGGGACACTTTGCCT ATATTGATTGCGTATTCGTCGCTTTTCTCTAGTTTTTTGGTTGAGAGAGCGGGGGAGAGAGTAGGACTGAGTTGCCTCGTCTTGCTTCTGTTCATATCAGTTCTCAGCGTTGCTTACGCCAG AGTGTTTAATGATCTCCGGTTATGCCTCACGTTCCAGTTGATTCCATGCCTGGCGATTCCTGTCATGACCGTTTTGTTACCTCCTAAGTACACTCACTCTAGGTTCTGGCTCTTGGCAACAG CGGCTCACGCTGTTTCCAAGATCGAAGGACTTGCAGACAGCAAAATATACAATTTTAATGGATATACAATTAGTGGACATTCACTTGGACACTTGTGTTCAGCCTTGGCTATGCTTTTACTTACCGTTATGCTTTTGTATAGAAGCATTCGGTTTCCGAG ATTAAGTGAACTCAAAGGCCATCCTTGA
- the LOC106316003 gene encoding CTD small phosphatase-like protein 2 — protein sequence MEDDDGSPSSPDLDAQSPYDRLLALTPSSADSNCNLDSVSAVYLAMKSSKLECVEERGQDCLITSVCNVEDEEDEEFDEFDPYLFIKNLPNLSSVVPTFRPVLLPKQTRSCPPISLVLDLDETLVHSSLEPCGEVDFTFPVHFNEEEHMVYVRCRPHLKEFMERVSRLFEIIIFTASQSIYAEQLLNVLDPKRKLFRHRVYRDSCVFFDGNYLKDLSVLGRDLSRVIIVDNSPQAFGFQVENGVPIESWFDDPSDKELLHLLPFLESLVGADDVRPMIAKKFNLREKIDAAVAAPEYPAEAGDPFERQNSAMEFRIRLTTAFTWCLLIASACVLTTTSAARFEVRNEITKHQGRNRSLTVTCWSTTNKLGIQNLKPGESKSWSFKPVYIKIPFLYTHFQCTFFTSFGSPNGQTATVFAGERKFRWQCDNPNEEECIWVVKREGLYLRKISRDGKGQRLYEDDLKLSWIGGTNYYPVK from the exons ATGGAAGACGATGATGGCTCTCCTTCTTCTCCCGATTTGGATGCACAGAGCCCTTACGACCGTTTGCTTGCTCTAACTCCAAGCTCCGCTGATTCAAATTGTAACTTGGATTCGGTTTCCGCCGTTTATCTAGCGATGAAGAGCTCGAAGCTGGAGTGTGTCGAAGAGCGTGGCCAAGATTGCCTTATCACCTCCGTATGCAACGTGGAGGATGAAGAGGATGAAGAGTTCGATGAGTTCGATCCTTATCTCTTCATCAAGAACCTGCCCAACTTGTCTTCTGTTGTCCCTACTTTCAGACCCGTCTTGCTTCCTAAACAGACCCGAAGCTGCCCTCCTATCTCCCTCGTCCTAGACCTCGATG AAACTCTTGTGCACTCTAGTCTAGAACCGTGTGGGGAGGTGGATTTCACATTCCCTGTACATTTTAATGAAGAGGAGCATATGGTGTATGTGCGGTGCCGTCCTCACCTGAAAGAGTTTATGGAGAGAGTGTCTCGTCTCTTTGAGATCATTATATTTACCGCTAGCCAAAGTATCTACGCCGAGCAGCTTCTGAACGTGCTTGACCCTAAGAGGAAGCTTTTTCGCCATAGAGTGTACCGTGACTCGTGTGTTTTCTTCGACGGTAACTACCTTAAGGATTTGTCTGTCCTCGGGCGTGATTTGTCTCGTGTTATCATCGTCGATAACTCCCCACAG GCGTTTGGGTTCCAAGTGGAGAATGGGGTGCCAATAGAGAGCTGGTTTGATGACCCGTCAGATAAAGAGCTCCTTCACTTGCTGCCGTTTCTAGAAAGCTTAGTAGGAGCAGATGATGTAAGGCCGATGATTGCCAAGAAATTCAATCTAAGGGAAAAGATTGATGCAGCTGTAGCTGCACCTGAGTATCCTGCTGAGGCTGGAGATCCTTTCGAAAG ACAGAACAGCGCAATGGAGTTCAGAATCCGACTAACCACAGCATTCACGTGGTGCCTTCTCATCGCGTCAGCATGCGTTCTAACCACAACATCAGCAGCCCGGTTCGAAGTAAGAAACGAGATCACAAAACACCAGGGACGAAACCGAAGCCTCACCGTCACCTGCTGGTCGACTACTAACAAATTAGGCATTCAAAATCTCAAACCGGGAGAATCCAAAAGCTGGTCCTTCAAGCCAGTGTACATCAAGATACCGTTCCTCTACACACACTTCCAGTGCACCTTCTTCACCTCTTTTGGCTCGCCTAATGGCCAGACCGCAACGGTTTTTGCAGGCGAGAGAAAGTTCAGGTGGCAGTGCGATAATCCGAATGAGGAAGAGTGTATTTGGGTGGTGAAGAGAGAAGGGCTATATCTTAGGAAGATCTCAAGGGATGGTAAAGGACAAAGGCTCTATGAAGATGATTTGAAACTGTCTTGGATCGGTGGTACTAACTACTATCCGGTTAAATAG
- the LOC106315870 gene encoding uncharacterized protein LOC106315870 isoform X2, giving the protein MADKPSRALVLYGDGLARSVHPSNTHIHSLASIGTCGFLSLPHAPPETENERTVREFAHLLDASEAYTLASGLKAKGSENEISTLSERFMGLKAALVTDNSSLTSFGKMIGLDVLQLDEIHRKSDDSFPSDATATGLLRLLGFEGEKCLDVSLYDSVFLHICGDNVGMIDSLIGSVMRMAQPGSEIAPRLHLSLVLSYGSVTDKDVSVFNVKKTPQEGINPAFQGLVPRQSYTVRGEKTRDNVREYCSMLVAQWQDAVTRKDLVETLSFEALKKLSGNLVIPADRFIHEVAFKLWKAPKYGA; this is encoded by the exons ATGGCGGACAAACCAAGCAGAGCACTTGTTTTGTACGGAGACGGCTTGGCTCGATCCGTCCACCCGTCGAATACTCACATCCATTCTCTCGCTTCCATCGGTACCTGCGGCTTCTTGAGCCTTCCTCATGCCCCTCCAG AAACTGAGAACGAAAGGACAGTTCGAGAATTCGCCCATTTGCTTGATGCATCAGAAGCTTATACTTTAGCT AGTGGGTTAAAAGCTAAGGGAAGTGAAAATGAAATCTCAACTTTGTCCGAACG GTTTATGGGACTCAAGGCTGCTTTAGTAACAGACAATTCTTCTCTGACTTCTTTCGGGAAAATGATTGGCTTAGATGTGTTACAACTCGACGAAATTCACCGAAAGAGTGATGATTCCTTTCCTTCTGATGCCACAGCAACTGGATTACTGAGGCTTCTTGGCTTTGAAGGAGAAAAGTGCTTGGACGTGAGCCTATATGACTCGGTTTTTCTGCATATATGTGGTGATAACGTGGGAATGATCGACTCTTTGATTGGTAGTGTTATGAGAATGGCTCAGCCTGGTTCAGAGATTGCACCTCGCTTGCATCTCTCTCTTGTTCTCAGCTATGGTTCCGTCACAGACAAGGATGTCTCAGTTTTTAATGTCAAGAAGACTCCACAAGAAGGTATTAACCCGGCTTTTCAAGGACTAGTCCCGCGTCAGAGCTACACCGTGCGAGGTGAAAAGACGCGAGATAATGTTCG GGAGTACTGCTCTATGTTGGTAGCTCAGTGGCAAGATGCAGTCACACGGAAAGACTTGGTTGAAACATTATCTTTCGAAGCTCTTAAAAAG CTCTCTGGGAACCTTGTTATACCTGCTGATCGGTTCATCCACGAAGTTGCTTTCAAACTTTGGAAGGCTCCAAAATATGGAGCTTAA
- the LOC106315870 gene encoding uncharacterized protein LOC106315870 isoform X1 has product MADKPSRALVLYGDGLARSVHPSNTHIHSLASIGTCGFLSLPHAPPAETENERTVREFAHLLDASEAYTLASGLKAKGSENEISTLSERFMGLKAALVTDNSSLTSFGKMIGLDVLQLDEIHRKSDDSFPSDATATGLLRLLGFEGEKCLDVSLYDSVFLHICGDNVGMIDSLIGSVMRMAQPGSEIAPRLHLSLVLSYGSVTDKDVSVFNVKKTPQEGINPAFQGLVPRQSYTVRGEKTRDNVREYCSMLVAQWQDAVTRKDLVETLSFEALKKLSGNLVIPADRFIHEVAFKLWKAPKYGA; this is encoded by the exons ATGGCGGACAAACCAAGCAGAGCACTTGTTTTGTACGGAGACGGCTTGGCTCGATCCGTCCACCCGTCGAATACTCACATCCATTCTCTCGCTTCCATCGGTACCTGCGGCTTCTTGAGCCTTCCTCATGCCCCTCCAG CAGAAACTGAGAACGAAAGGACAGTTCGAGAATTCGCCCATTTGCTTGATGCATCAGAAGCTTATACTTTAGCT AGTGGGTTAAAAGCTAAGGGAAGTGAAAATGAAATCTCAACTTTGTCCGAACG GTTTATGGGACTCAAGGCTGCTTTAGTAACAGACAATTCTTCTCTGACTTCTTTCGGGAAAATGATTGGCTTAGATGTGTTACAACTCGACGAAATTCACCGAAAGAGTGATGATTCCTTTCCTTCTGATGCCACAGCAACTGGATTACTGAGGCTTCTTGGCTTTGAAGGAGAAAAGTGCTTGGACGTGAGCCTATATGACTCGGTTTTTCTGCATATATGTGGTGATAACGTGGGAATGATCGACTCTTTGATTGGTAGTGTTATGAGAATGGCTCAGCCTGGTTCAGAGATTGCACCTCGCTTGCATCTCTCTCTTGTTCTCAGCTATGGTTCCGTCACAGACAAGGATGTCTCAGTTTTTAATGTCAAGAAGACTCCACAAGAAGGTATTAACCCGGCTTTTCAAGGACTAGTCCCGCGTCAGAGCTACACCGTGCGAGGTGAAAAGACGCGAGATAATGTTCG GGAGTACTGCTCTATGTTGGTAGCTCAGTGGCAAGATGCAGTCACACGGAAAGACTTGGTTGAAACATTATCTTTCGAAGCTCTTAAAAAG CTCTCTGGGAACCTTGTTATACCTGCTGATCGGTTCATCCACGAAGTTGCTTTCAAACTTTGGAAGGCTCCAAAATATGGAGCTTAA
- the LOC106313361 gene encoding K(+) efflux antiporter 6 isoform X2: MVEGGGRRRRSFISFELALLSLFLCLSIASPRALPDSDLNLLEETVGNSSSDAAYLNASSLGKPKEGSFADIIDRALEKEFNESDQTEVADPGSFNNSVAGQQAVLETVARVKTTKKNETKEDKHFQLHDVFNLDNDNRAEDTPTLIDRKDNVFIISNFKSKYPVLQLDLRLISDLVVVIVSATCGGIAFACAGQPVITGYLLAGSIIGPGGLNLISEMVQVETVAQFGVVFLLFALGLEFSTAKLRVVRSVAVLGGLLQILLFMFLCGITVSLCGGKRSEGVFVGAFLSMSSTAVVLKFLMEKNSTNSLHGQVTIGTLILQDCAVGLLFALLPVLGGNSGIVEGMLSMAKVAVVLLSFLAVLSILSRTCIPWLLKLMVSLSSQTNELYQLAAVAFCLLVAWCSDKLGLSLELGSFAAGVMISTTDLAEHTLEQIEPIRNLFAALFLASIGMLINVHFLWTHVDILLASVILVIIIKTTIVTIVVKGFGYNNKTALLVGLSLAQIGEFAFVLLSRASNLHLIEGKLYLLLLGTTALSLVTTPLVFKVIPAVVHLGVLLRWFSPDSSVEGRKEK; encoded by the exons ATGGTGGAAGGAGGAGGAAGAAGAAGAAGATCCTTTATCTCCTTTGAACTCGCTCTCCTCTCACTCTTCCTCTGCCTCTCCATCGCCTCTCCCCGCGCTCTCCCTGATTCGGATCTGAATCTGTTAGAAGAAACCGTCGGCAACTCCTCCTCCGACGCAGCATATCTCAACGCTTCTTCTCTTGGTAAACCCAAGGAAGGTAGCTTCGCCGACATCATCGATCGCGCTCTCGAAAAGGAGTTCAACGAAAGCGATCAGACTGAAG TGGCTGATCCTGGAAGCTTCAACAACAGTGTAGCTGGACAGCAG GCTGTTCTGGAAACTGTAGCCAGAGTAAAAACAACCAAGAAAAATGAGACGAAAGAAGACAA GCATTTTCAACTCCATGATGTTTTCAACCTGGACAATGATAACAGAGCTGAGGACACACCTACTCTGATTGATCGAAAA GACAATGTCTTCATCATATCCAATTTCAAATCGAAATATCCAGTACTGCAGCTAGACTTGAG ACTGATATCAGACCTGGTGGTTGTCATTGTATCTGCAACTTGTGGTGGTATCGCCTTTGCTTGTGCTGGACAGCCG GTGATAACTGGATATTTGCTAGCAGGATCTATCATCGGGCCTGGAGGATTGAACTTAATCAGTGAGATGGTCCAG GTTGAAACAGTCGCCCAGTTTGGTGTGGTATTCTTGCTCTTTGCATTGGGTCTAGAGTTCTCCACTGCTAAG CTTCGAGTTGTTCGATCAGTTGCTGTTCTGGGAGGCCTTCTTCAAATTCTTCTTTTTATGTTCTTGTGCGGAATCACAGTGTCG TTATGTGGTGGTAAACGGTCGGAGGGGGTATTTGTAGGAGCATTTTTGTCAATGTCATCAACTGCAGTG GTGCTGAAGTTTCTCATGGAGAAAAATTCAACTAATTCTCTTCATGGCCAAGTTACAATTGGAACCCTTATTCTTCAG GACTGTGCTGTGGGTTTGTTGTTTGCTTTGCTTCCAGTTCTTGGTGGAAATTCTGGCATTGTTGAGGGAATGTTGTCAATGGCAAAAGT GGCGGTTGTGTTACTTTCGTTTTTGGCTGTTCTGTCAATATTATCACGGACATGTATTCCTTGGTTGCTGAAGTTAATGGTCAGCTTATCATCACAG ACAAATGAACTCTATCAGTTAGCAGCGGTTGCGTTTTGTCTACTCGTAGCCTGG TGTAGTGATAAGCTGGGATTAAGTCTTGAACTAGGTTCTTTTGCCGCAGGGGTCATGATATCAACTACGGATCTCGCTGAACATACATTGGAGCAA ATCGAACCCATCCGTAATTTGTTTGCTGCACTTTTCCTAGCCAGCATTGGGATGTTAATTAATGTCCATTTTCTGTGGACCCATGTGGATATACTGTTAGCCTCTGTGATATTAGTAATCATCATAAAGACAACGATAGTGACAATAGTTGTCAAGGGATTTGGATACAACAACAAGACAGCTCTGCTG GTTGGATTATCTCTGGCTCAGATAGGGGAGTTTGCCTTTGTACTACTTAGCCGTGCCTCCAATCTTCACCTTATCGAG GGGAAACTCTACTTGCTTCTCCTGGGGACAACCGCTCTTAGCCTG GTTACAACACCACTGGTTTTCAAAGTGATCCCAGCGGTTGTGCATCTTGGAGTACTGTTAAGATGGTTTTCTCCAGACTCTTCTGTAGAG GGCAGAAAGGAGAAATAG
- the LOC106313361 gene encoding K(+) efflux antiporter 6 isoform X1, whose translation MVEGGGRRRRSFISFELALLSLFLCLSIASPRALPDSDLNLLEETVGNSSSDAAYLNASSLGKPKEGSFADIIDRALEKEFNESDQTEVADPGSFNNSVAGQQAVLETVARVKTTKKNETKEDKHFQLHDVFNLDNDNRAEDTPTLIDRKDNVFIISNFKSKYPVLQLDLRLISDLVVVIVSATCGGIAFACAGQPVITGYLLAGSIIGPGGLNLISEMVQVETVAQFGVVFLLFALGLEFSTAKLRVVRSVAVLGGLLQILLFMFLCGITVSLCGGKRSEGVFVGAFLSMSSTAVVLKFLMEKNSTNSLHGQVTIGTLILQDCAVGLLFALLPVLGGNSGIVEGMLSMAKVAVVLLSFLAVLSILSRTCIPWLLKLMVSLSSQTNELYQLAAVAFCLLVAWCSDKLGLSLELGSFAAGVMISTTDLAEHTLEQIEPIRNLFAALFLASIGMLINVHFLWTHVDILLASVILVIIIKTTIVTIVVKGFGYNNKTALLVGLSLAQIGEFAFVLLSRASNLHLIEGKLYLLLLGTTALSLVTTPLVFKVIPAVVHLGVLLRWFSPDSSVEKGEIVRSESGKQRMILMSRQSHNS comes from the exons ATGGTGGAAGGAGGAGGAAGAAGAAGAAGATCCTTTATCTCCTTTGAACTCGCTCTCCTCTCACTCTTCCTCTGCCTCTCCATCGCCTCTCCCCGCGCTCTCCCTGATTCGGATCTGAATCTGTTAGAAGAAACCGTCGGCAACTCCTCCTCCGACGCAGCATATCTCAACGCTTCTTCTCTTGGTAAACCCAAGGAAGGTAGCTTCGCCGACATCATCGATCGCGCTCTCGAAAAGGAGTTCAACGAAAGCGATCAGACTGAAG TGGCTGATCCTGGAAGCTTCAACAACAGTGTAGCTGGACAGCAG GCTGTTCTGGAAACTGTAGCCAGAGTAAAAACAACCAAGAAAAATGAGACGAAAGAAGACAA GCATTTTCAACTCCATGATGTTTTCAACCTGGACAATGATAACAGAGCTGAGGACACACCTACTCTGATTGATCGAAAA GACAATGTCTTCATCATATCCAATTTCAAATCGAAATATCCAGTACTGCAGCTAGACTTGAG ACTGATATCAGACCTGGTGGTTGTCATTGTATCTGCAACTTGTGGTGGTATCGCCTTTGCTTGTGCTGGACAGCCG GTGATAACTGGATATTTGCTAGCAGGATCTATCATCGGGCCTGGAGGATTGAACTTAATCAGTGAGATGGTCCAG GTTGAAACAGTCGCCCAGTTTGGTGTGGTATTCTTGCTCTTTGCATTGGGTCTAGAGTTCTCCACTGCTAAG CTTCGAGTTGTTCGATCAGTTGCTGTTCTGGGAGGCCTTCTTCAAATTCTTCTTTTTATGTTCTTGTGCGGAATCACAGTGTCG TTATGTGGTGGTAAACGGTCGGAGGGGGTATTTGTAGGAGCATTTTTGTCAATGTCATCAACTGCAGTG GTGCTGAAGTTTCTCATGGAGAAAAATTCAACTAATTCTCTTCATGGCCAAGTTACAATTGGAACCCTTATTCTTCAG GACTGTGCTGTGGGTTTGTTGTTTGCTTTGCTTCCAGTTCTTGGTGGAAATTCTGGCATTGTTGAGGGAATGTTGTCAATGGCAAAAGT GGCGGTTGTGTTACTTTCGTTTTTGGCTGTTCTGTCAATATTATCACGGACATGTATTCCTTGGTTGCTGAAGTTAATGGTCAGCTTATCATCACAG ACAAATGAACTCTATCAGTTAGCAGCGGTTGCGTTTTGTCTACTCGTAGCCTGG TGTAGTGATAAGCTGGGATTAAGTCTTGAACTAGGTTCTTTTGCCGCAGGGGTCATGATATCAACTACGGATCTCGCTGAACATACATTGGAGCAA ATCGAACCCATCCGTAATTTGTTTGCTGCACTTTTCCTAGCCAGCATTGGGATGTTAATTAATGTCCATTTTCTGTGGACCCATGTGGATATACTGTTAGCCTCTGTGATATTAGTAATCATCATAAAGACAACGATAGTGACAATAGTTGTCAAGGGATTTGGATACAACAACAAGACAGCTCTGCTG GTTGGATTATCTCTGGCTCAGATAGGGGAGTTTGCCTTTGTACTACTTAGCCGTGCCTCCAATCTTCACCTTATCGAG GGGAAACTCTACTTGCTTCTCCTGGGGACAACCGCTCTTAGCCTG GTTACAACACCACTGGTTTTCAAAGTGATCCCAGCGGTTGTGCATCTTGGAGTACTGTTAAGATGGTTTTCTCCAGACTCTTCTGTAGAG AAAGGAGAAATAGTAAGATCAGAAAGCGGTAAACAGCGTATGATACTGATGTCACGCCAATCCCACAACTCCTGA